From the Bacteroidota bacterium genome, the window GGGAGTCGGTAAATCAGCCATTGTTGAAGGTTTGGCCTTACGGATCATTCAACGAAAAGTATCACGGGTACTATTTGACAAGCGCGTGGTTGCCCTTGATATTGCTTCTATCGTGGCCGGAACAAAATACCGCGGACAGTTTGAAGAAAGGATGAAGGCCATATTAAATGAACTGGCAAAAACCCAGAATGTCATTCTTTTTATTGATGAAATCCATACCATTGTTGGTGCAGGGGGAGCTACCGGTTCCCTGGATGCTGCAAACATGCTGAAACCTGCCTTGGCCCGTGGTGAGATCCAGTGCATTGGAGCGACCACTTTAGACGAGTACAGGCAACAGATTGAAAAAGATGGTGCCCTGGAACGCCGTTTTCAGAAGGTGATGGTGGAACCCACCACGGTTGATGAAACCATTACTATCCTGAATAACATTAAAGGAAGATATGAAGACCATCATAATGTTTATTACACACCTGAAGCAATAAACGCCTGCGTCAAACTTACGGCCCGTTACATCACCGACAGGCATCTGCCGGATAAAGCCATTGATGCCCTTGACGAAGCAGGTTCCCGGGTGCACATTTCCAACATTATCGTTCCGGAACGTATCGTCAGTCTGGAAAAACTGATTGAAGAAACCAAACAGGAAAAAATCAAAGCCGTAAAAAATCAAAACTTTGAAAGTGCGGCCAATTTCAGGGATAAAGAAAAAAATTACCTTGAAGCCCTGGAAACTGAAAAACAAAAGTGGGAAAAAGATTTAGCCAAAAACAGGGAAACCGTTGACGAAGAAAAAGTTGCCGAAGTTGTGGCCATGATGACCGGTGTACCTGTCCAGCGTATTGCACAGGCTGAAGGAACCCGTTTGTTGAAAATGTCTGATGAGCTTAAAAAGAAAGTTATCGGTCAGGATGATGCTGTGGATAAAATTGTAAAAGCCATACAACGTAACCGTGCCGGACTTAAGGATCCCAATAAACCAATTGGATCGTTCATTTTCTTGGGGCCGACAGGAGTTGGAAAGACACAACTGGCAAAGATTCTTGCCCAATATTTATTTGACACTTATGACAATCTGATCCGGATCGACATGAGCGAATATATGGAGAAGTTCTCCATATCCCGTTTAGTGGGAGCTCCTCCGGGATATATCGGTTATGAAGAAGGCGGACAGCTTACTGAAAAAGTCAGACGTAAACCCTATTCGGTTGTCCTGCTCGATGAAATTGAAAAAGCCCATCCTGATGTCTTCCATTTATTGCTCCAGGTTTTGGATGAAGGCCAATTGACAGATAGTCTGGGCCGAAAAATTGACTTCAAGAATACGGTGATCATCATGACCTCCAACATTGGAACCCGTCAATTAAGGGAGTTTGGACAGGGCATTGGATTCCAGACCAGGTCTAATGAAACATCGGGTAATGAATATGCCAAAAGTATTGTTCAAAACGCCCTAAAAAAAGCTTTTGCTCCGGAATTTCTCAACCGGATAGATGATGTCATCATGTTTAATTCGTTAACCCGTGATGATATTCACAAGATTATTGATATTGAATTGAAAGGTTTATACGACAGGGTATTCCAATTGGGTTACAAGATAGAACTTGAACCGGCAGCCAAAGATTATATCACAGAAAAAGGATATGATGTACAATTTGGAGCAAGGCCTCTGAAACGGGCTATACAAAAATACCTGGAAGACCCGATGGCTGAAGTAATTATTAAAGCCACCATTAGGCCAGGTGATACCATTCTTGTGAATTATGACAAGGAGAAAGATGAGATTGTGATCAGCATCAAACCTGAAGTGATCATTGAATCACAATCTACACAACAGCAGAATTAAAGCAGAAATATATACAACAAAAAATCCCGCCCAAAGGCGGGATTTTTTGTTGTATTGAATTGAACATCAATTTTTTAAATCAAACTCACCGTTCAGTCGGATGTCACGGGAAGAACTTCCAATTAAAACTTTAAATTTCCCTGGTTCTGCAATCCACTTATTCTGGTTGTTGTCATAAAAAGACAGGTCTTTGCTATTCAAAGAAAAAGTAATGGATTTTTCTTCACCGGGATTAAGAAAAATTTTCTCAAATCCTTTCAGTTCCTTATCCGGCCTTACCACTGAAGATTTCTCCTGGTTCAGATAGAGCTGAACGACTTCAGCACCGGCATATTTCCCGGTATTTTTCAACTTCATGCTGACAGTAACCTTTCCTGAATGATTTACAACCGGGGTAACCTTTAAATCGCTGTACGTAAAGTTTGTATAGGACAATCCGTGGCCAAAGCAGAAACGGGGCTGAATATTCCGGGTATCAAAATAACGGTAACCCACCATAACTCCTTCCTCGTATTTAACGGTATCTTTACCCGGGTAATTCCCCATTGCATGAGCCGGAGAATCTTCAAGCCTTTTAGGAAATGTACAGGGAAGTTTTCCGGAAGGATTGACATCACCAAAAAGTATATCAGCAAAAGCCCTGCCTTCCTGCATTCCGTCATACCAACCCTGAAGTACAGCCGGAACTTTATTGATCCATGATTCCATATCAAGAGCTCCCCCGCTAATTAAAACGACTATGGTATGGGGGTTAACTTCAGCCACCGCATTGATCAAATCATTCTGGCTATAGGGCATTTTCAGGTCAGTGCGGTCAGATCCTTCACTATCCATTTTCCCGTTATGGTTAAGTCCGCAAAAAATCAATGCCACATCCGATCTCTTCGCATATTCAACTGCCTCCTGAATCAGCTTACGGTTATCTTCTGAAGCTTTAGAACTGTAACCCTTGGCATAATTCAGGACGATATTTTTACCGACTTTCTCCCTGAGACCTTCAAAAGGAGTTATTTCGAACTTGGTTTTCAAACCTGAGCTTCCGCCTCCGTAGGCAAGTTTTCTGGCAGCATTTTCACCGATGACCGTAACGGTTTTAATCTTTTCGCGGTTTAAAGGAAGTATATTTTGTTCGTTCTTTAAAAGCACAACAGCTTCTTTGGCAATTTTTAAAGAAGCAGCCTGGTTTTGGGGTGTACTGAATTCTCCTTTAGGCCTGTTATACGACAGTTGAGTTGAAAAAATCACCCTCAAAATACGGCGGACCTTATCATTCAAAACTTTTTCACTTACCTGGCCGGCTTTGATGGCATTAAGAAAAGGTGTAGCCAGGTAATAGTCGTCGTAAGACTTTGCATTGGTTCCCATCTCAAAATCCTCGCCATTGTTGGCAGCCTCAAGGGTGTTATGAACTGCATCCCAATCAGACATCACAGCACCTTTAAATCCAAATTCCCCCTTAAGGATTTTATTGAGCATCAGGTCATTTTCACTGCAATGTTGCCCGCGAAATTTATTATAAGAACTCATGACACACAGCACATGTCCTTTTTCAACAGCTGCCTTGAAACCAGGAAGATAAATTTCGTACATGGTACGATTGTCCATCTCAACATCAATCGATCCTCTTTTATATTCCTGATTATTTGCAAAATAATGTTTTACACAAGCTGAAACTCCCTGCGATTGTACACCCTGAATATAAGGGACAACCATAATTGAGGTAAGATAAGGATCCTCTCCCATATACTCGAAATTTCTTCCACATAAAGGAGTACGTTGAATATTAATTGCCGGTCCGAGAATTACATCTTTTCCCCTTGCCCTGGCCTCTGAGCCCAATGTCCTGCCGTATAAACGGGCCAGATCAGGGTTCCATGTTGCTGCAAGGGCAATACCAACAGGTAAATAGGTGCATGAATCGTAGGTCT encodes:
- a CDS encoding ATP-dependent Clp protease ATP-binding subunit, which codes for MDAKFSQRVKDVLSYSKEEAVRLGNPYIGTEHLFLGILRDGEGVAVDILVSLGADLFDLKRSIEDTIKGDNIIKIPETENLPLLKPAEKVLKLIYLEARSLKDETIDTGHLLLAILKDENSLVTQVLKEINIDYNTVLGEMKENIPEDKAEFHGEDEDEDEPHSPFGGKSNVSQGTKSSDTPVLDNFGSDLTKAAEENRLDPIVGREREIERLAQILSRRKKNNPILIGEPGVGKSAIVEGLALRIIQRKVSRVLFDKRVVALDIASIVAGTKYRGQFEERMKAILNELAKTQNVILFIDEIHTIVGAGGATGSLDAANMLKPALARGEIQCIGATTLDEYRQQIEKDGALERRFQKVMVEPTTVDETITILNNIKGRYEDHHNVYYTPEAINACVKLTARYITDRHLPDKAIDALDEAGSRVHISNIIVPERIVSLEKLIEETKQEKIKAVKNQNFESAANFRDKEKNYLEALETEKQKWEKDLAKNRETVDEEKVAEVVAMMTGVPVQRIAQAEGTRLLKMSDELKKKVIGQDDAVDKIVKAIQRNRAGLKDPNKPIGSFIFLGPTGVGKTQLAKILAQYLFDTYDNLIRIDMSEYMEKFSISRLVGAPPGYIGYEEGGQLTEKVRRKPYSVVLLDEIEKAHPDVFHLLLQVLDEGQLTDSLGRKIDFKNTVIIMTSNIGTRQLREFGQGIGFQTRSNETSGNEYAKSIVQNALKKAFAPEFLNRIDDVIMFNSLTRDDIHKIIDIELKGLYDRVFQLGYKIELEPAAKDYITEKGYDVQFGARPLKRAIQKYLEDPMAEVIIKATIRPGDTILVNYDKEKDEIVISIKPEVIIESQSTQQQN
- a CDS encoding glycoside hydrolase family 3 C-terminal domain-containing protein: MIIKKLIFSGILFSIPLMNFAQNKSQIYLNPKQPLEKRVENALSLMTLEEKVALCHANSKFTIPGVPRLHIPELTMSDGPHGVREDLKRDSWEPKGETYDSCTYLPVGIALAATWNPDLARLYGRTLGSEARARGKDVILGPAINIQRTPLCGRNFEYMGEDPYLTSIMVVPYIQGVQSQGVSACVKHYFANNQEYKRGSIDVEMDNRTMYEIYLPGFKAAVEKGHVLCVMSSYNKFRGQHCSENDLMLNKILKGEFGFKGAVMSDWDAVHNTLEAANNGEDFEMGTNAKSYDDYYLATPFLNAIKAGQVSEKVLNDKVRRILRVIFSTQLSYNRPKGEFSTPQNQAASLKIAKEAVVLLKNEQNILPLNREKIKTVTVIGENAARKLAYGGGSSGLKTKFEITPFEGLREKVGKNIVLNYAKGYSSKASEDNRKLIQEAVEYAKRSDVALIFCGLNHNGKMDSEGSDRTDLKMPYSQNDLINAVAEVNPHTIVVLISGGALDMESWINKVPAVLQGWYDGMQEGRAFADILFGDVNPSGKLPCTFPKRLEDSPAHAMGNYPGKDTVKYEEGVMVGYRYFDTRNIQPRFCFGHGLSYTNFTYSDLKVTPVVNHSGKVTVSMKLKNTGKYAGAEVVQLYLNQEKSSVVRPDKELKGFEKIFLNPGEEKSITFSLNSKDLSFYDNNQNKWIAEPGKFKVLIGSSSRDIRLNGEFDLKN